ACTAAAACCTTTGGGTGTGTAACATGGCAAACATTTCTTGCTCACTCGATAACCCGGAAGGGTGCGAGGCGTGTGGAAGCTAGGAGAGTAGTTGGTAATTAGACATAAGTAAATAGAAAAAAAATACCGCCCGAATCACGCAAGTGGTTTGGGCGGTATTGTGAGAGTAAAAACAGAAAATCTAGATTTTCCGATCTCAATTTAAATCAGTATAAATTACTATATTTTTTGAATTTATTCTAAATTATGAAAATACACATTTTAGTTATTTTGTTATTTATGTTTGGTTTGATATCATGCGACACTGAAAGTTACCAATCAAAAAAAGCCAAAACAGAGAAAATGTGTAAAGAAATGACATCAATTGAAAATTTAGATTTTGTTTTCTGTGACTATTTACCAGAAGATATAGACTCCTTGTTTATTTGTATAAAATCTGTTAGCGGAAAACAAGAATGTAAAATCGACACTATTAGAAAAAAAATTATAAATCAAGAAGAGAAAGATATACGTATTTGCTACAATCTAAATCAAAAAATATTACTTACAGACACATTATTCATTAAGCTAAAAAATGAACCTGTTAAAAAAATATATGGTTTTGAGTATGGTGTCTTTGGCGGACGAGATATGCTTGGGAGTCATTTTTGGTGTGGCCTGGAAAGCTTGGTTGTAAATGATCAGATCCAACCTATTGGAGGATTTGACAAGAAAGTATACCTCTTTCATAATTAGCAATTACCCCCCCAGTACGAGCTAAGCTGACGTGAAGGGTAAGCGTGTAAGGGCTTAGGTTGTAACTGTTACTAAGCTGTGCTTACATTTCCAATGGCATTATTGCTACACTACCAACAATTTGGTAAATTTGTACTAGATTTAATTACAATGAAAATACTATTAGATATAAAAGACAGTAAGGCTGCTTTTTTTATGGAGGTGTTAAAAAACTTTTCCTTTGTAAAAGCTAAACCTATTTCGGAAGAGGAAAGTTTATTTGTAGAAGAGCTCAAAGAGGCGGTACATAATGTTAATTTGGCTAAAAAGGGAAAACTAAAAGCAAAACCATTAAAGGATTTGTTGCGTGAGCTATAAGATACTAACCATCTATCCTTTTGATAAACAGTTAAAACGTTTAGCTAAGAAATATCCATCATTAATTAACGATCTTAATAATCTAGGAAATGAATTGGAGCAAAATCCATTTCAAGGAAGTTTGCTTTTAAATAATTGCTATAAAATTCGTTTGGCTATTTCTAGTAAAGGAAAAGGGAAAAGTGGTGGTGCAAGAATTATTACTCACATTCACATTACTGGCTCAACCGTTTATTTGTTGGCAATTTATGATAAATCAGAACAAAGCTCTATTTCTAATAAACAGATATTGCAATTGGTTAATATTATTGAAAAATAAATTTAACCACAAATCCTCTCACCCCGCCTCATCCTCGTTTGCAACGAGGATGTTTGAATAGTGCGTTTGTAACGCAAAAACTACTATTTTTAAATTAATGAGTGGTGATAATTATAAAATTGCAGATCAACAAGAGGTATACTTTCTAACATTTACGGTAGTTAATTGGATAGATATTTTTACTAGGAAGGATTACAAAATAATAATTACCGATTCACTAAATTTTTGTATTGAGAAAAAAGGATTAGAGGTTTTTGCGTATGTTATTATGAGTAATCATGTGCATTTGATAGCAAGGGCAAAAGAGGGTTTTAGTTTGTCGGACATAATTAGAGATTTAAAAAAATTTACATCTAAAGAAATAACGACAAAGATTTTAGAAATTGGCGAAAGTAGAAGAGAATGGTTGTTAGATAAGTTTGCATTTGAAG
This sequence is a window from Bacteroidota bacterium. Protein-coding genes within it:
- a CDS encoding transposase, with translation MSGDNYKIADQQEVYFLTFTVVNWIDIFTRKDYKIIITDSLNFCIEKKGLEVFAYVIMSNHVHLIARAKEGFSLSDIIRDLKKFTSKEITTKILEIGESRREWLLDKFAFEAQRIGRATYYKLWRDDNHAICLKETDWILQRLNYIHQNPVRQMIVSNPEDYIFSSAIDYADGKGVVNITKII